From Mytilus edulis chromosome 8, xbMytEdul2.2, whole genome shotgun sequence, one genomic window encodes:
- the LOC139483926 gene encoding uncharacterized protein, translated as MKVVLQKINFIEKYGTEIDQNILPNISRKLAVCEDLITFHTKKAETTKSKIKDWLGYFARAVEKAVKNQTQDFYEEIDKNVDEIKTRILPQVSTLNEMKKEVQEIRTKIDTLSSCKNLSKTADLETSINKLSENLNKVGTQERTKFLEFVGKEFKTSFMPLLGELRLRAVFELNLVGSIATAVNSIDKIISCNNNQILVRNWESRKMWKFKLENKKAIELGNWAMDVKDIAALRSGDILLILADKTEVRHIPYLRQFDGDHNQSITDISAFFFDTTPQIPTTVHVTRKNNVILSTVEPGRDWLPMDSPCKVQIIVLTEQGHIISRFDYDKDLFCFPNRIASFGSDICVADSISDYSGRLVTLDSTGKVRWTYGDEEQNSVVIADMVSTPLSNIILFDACQRVLRALDSEGRFLNTWRLQDFSINDAYAMTMSSDEKLLIGSGHTGKNLHVLELRE; from the coding sequence ATGAAAGTTGTTCTTCAGAAAATaaacttcatagaaaaatatGGCACAGAAATTGACCAAAATATACTTCCGAACATTTCAAGGAAACTAGCTGTTTGTGAAGATCTGATAACGTTTCATACCAAAAAAGCTGAAACtacaaaatctaaaataaaagattGGTTAGGTTACTTTGCGAGAGCGGTTGAAAAAGCAGTGAAAAATCAAACTCAAGATTTTTACGAAGAAATAGACAAAAATGTCGATGAAATTAAGACAAGAATTTTACCGCAAGTAAGCACTTTGAATGAGATGAAAAAAGAAGTTCAAGAAATTCGAACAAAAATCGATACCCTTTCAAGCTGCAAAAATCTTTCCAAAACAGCTGATTTAGAAACAAGTATTAATAAACTATCCGAAAACCTTAACAAGGTAGGAACACAAGAAAGGACAAAATTCCTGGAATTTGTAGGAAAGGAATTTAAAACTTCCTTTATGCCTTTACTCGGGGAATTAAGATTAAGAGCTGTCTTTGAATTGAATCTTGTTGGTTCTATTGCAACAGCAGTGAACTCAATAGATAAAATCATATCATGCAATAATAATCAGATCTTAGTCAGAAATTGGGAATCTAGGAAAATGTGGAAATTCAAACTTGAGAACAAAAAAGCAATTGAGCTTGGAAATTGGGCTATGGATGTCAAAGATATAGCTGCTTTGAGATCAGGTGATATTTTGTTAATTCTGGCCGACAAAACGGAAGTGCGGCATATACCCTATCTTCGACAATTTGATGGCGATCATAATCAAAGTATCACCGACATTTCAGCGTTCTTCTTTGATACAACCCCACAAATACCGACTACGGTACATGTGACCCGTAAAAATAACGTTATCTTAAGTACTGTCGAACCTGGGCGAGACTGGCTACCAATGGATAGTCCGTGCAAAGTACAAATAATAGTACTGACAGAACAAGGACATATCATCTCACGCTTCGATTACGACAAGGATTTGTTCTGTTTTCCGAACAGAATCGCCTCCTTTGGTTCAGACATTTGTGTAGCAGATTCTATTTCCGACTACTCCGGTAGATTGGTAACACTGGACAGTACAGGGAAAGTCAGATGGACTTACGGAGACGAAGAACAAAATTCCGTTGTGATAGCCGATATGGTTTCTACGCCACTATCAAACATCATACTGTTTGACGCTTGTCAACGTGTCTTACGCGCTCTTGATTCTGAGGGAAGATTTCTAAACACATGGAGATTACAAGACTTTAGCATTAACGATGCGTATGCAATGACGATGTCAAGTGATGAAAAATTATTGATCGGCTCTGGTCATACGGGAAAAAATTTACACGTTCTTGAATTGCGAGAATAA